The DNA window TGTGCGCATCGACAAGGCCATCCTGCGCGACGCCGCGGAGGTCCAGATCGGCAAGTTCCGCCTCACCTTCTACGCGTCGCGGATCGACCTCGCCTCCCAGCTGGGAAGCTAGTGGCGGCAGCCAGCGCGAACGCGCGAAGCGATGCTGCTCCGCTGCTCAGCATCGGGCAGGTCCTCGCGCGGCTCACTCCGGAGTTCCCGGAGCTGAGCAATTCGAAGCTTCGCTTCCTCGAGGAGCAGGGCCTCGTCTCGCCGGCCCGGACGAAGTCCGGCTACCGGAAGTTCTCGAGTGATGATCTGGACCGGCTCCGGCTCATCCTGTCGATGCAACGCGACCACTACTTCCCGTTGAAGGTCATCCGCACGTACCTCGTCGAGGTCGACGCCGGCCGGTCTCCGATGTTCCCGGGCTCGGGGCAGTCGGTCGGCGCACCGTCGATCCACCCGAGCGCCCGCAGGTTCTCCCGGAACGAACTCATCCGTGAGGCCGGAGCCACGCCGATGCTGTTCAACGACGCGGTGAGCGCCTCGTTGATCCTCCCGGCGGAGAACTACGGCGAGGACGTGGCGTCGCTGCTGCGCATCCTGGTCGAGTTGCAGCGATCCGGCATCGAACCTCGCCATCTGCGCGGGTTCCGTGCCTCGGTCGAACGCGAGGTCGGACTGATCGAGAGCGCGCTGAGCGCGGTGTCCAAGCGGAACGACGCCGCCGGGCGAGCCCGTACCGCAGACCGCGCCGTGGAGATCGCGGCGCAGCTCGAGGGGGTACGGTCGAACCTCGTCCGCACCGCGCTCGAACGACACCAATCCTCCTGACGGGCCGTCCAGGGCGTAGACTGCCCTCATCCATCACGGCCAGGTCACAGTTCGGTCACTCGTCACGACACGCCGTCCGTTTCGACCGGATGTCGCAACGTTGGCAGTGGCTGATCGATACCGTGGTGGAAGCGGCCGAGCCGTTCCGACGCCCCCGTCAGGACCACGCAGACCGTGAAGCGAACATCGAGGAGAAGCAGACATGAGTGAACTCAGTCGCGACGGTGCGTCACGATACGGTGACCTCGGGCTGCTGTTCACCGATGGACTCCCGGAACTCGAAGAGGGCCAGGGCTACCGCGGAGCCATCGCTGCCCGCGCCGCCGGCATCAGCTACCGC is part of the Plantibacter sp. Leaf314 genome and encodes:
- a CDS encoding MerR family transcriptional regulator, whose translation is MAAASANARSDAAPLLSIGQVLARLTPEFPELSNSKLRFLEEQGLVSPARTKSGYRKFSSDDLDRLRLILSMQRDHYFPLKVIRTYLVEVDAGRSPMFPGSGQSVGAPSIHPSARRFSRNELIREAGATPMLFNDAVSASLILPAENYGEDVASLLRILVELQRSGIEPRHLRGFRASVEREVGLIESALSAVSKRNDAAGRARTADRAVEIAAQLEGVRSNLVRTALERHQSS